GTGCCCGCGGCGGTGGCGGTCGCGGTGAGGGCCGTGAGGGTGGCGGCGGTGCCGAGGAGGACGGCGAGACGGGTGAAGGTGGTCACTCGGGCTGCTCCTTTGGGGGCCGGGCCGGGTGGGCCGGGGGCCGGGGCCGGGTGTGGTGGCGGCGCGGAGCGAGCGTGTCACCGGGCGGGGGTGACATGGCAGGGGCATGGCGGGAATCGGGGCGGGGTTGTCCGAACCGCGCGCCCGCCTGTCCGGAACCCCACGGGTCCCCTGCGGGGTGCGGTTCGGGGGTCTCCGGGCCGAGCCCCGGGGCCCGGGCCCCGCGCCGAGCCCCGGGCCGGGGTTGCCAGAGGCCCGCGCCACCGTCGCGCGAAGCGGCCCCGGCTCCGCCGGGCGTCACGGGGCTCCGCCCCGTACCCCGCGCCTCAAACGCCGGCGGGGCTGGATTGGGCGGCCCGTACCGGAAGGGCACCCGCCCCCCCAGCCTCGCCGGCGCTTGAGGCGCCCGGCGCAGCCGGGGCCGGCGGCAACCGGCCGCAACCACCACCCGGCGCAGCCGGGCCCCGCAGCCGGGCCCCGCAGCCGGGCCCCGCAGCCGGGCCCCGCAGCCGGGCCCCGCAGCCGGGCCCCGCAGCCGGGCCCCGCAGCCGGGCCCCGCAGCCGGGCCCCGCAGCCGGGCCCCGCAGCCGGGCCCCGCAGCCGGGCCCCGCAGCCGGGCCCCGCAGCCGGGCCCCGCAGCCGGGCCCCGCAGCCGGGCCCCGCAGCCGGGCCCCGCAGCCGGGCCCCGCAGCCGGGGCCGGCAGCAACCGGCCGGACCACCAACCACCCGGCGCAGCCGGGCACCGCGGCCGGGGCCGGTGGTAATCGACCGCGAGCGGTCCTCAAGGCAGCAGGCGCTGTTCCTTCGCCACCGACACCGCCCCCGCGCGCGTGTCCACGCCGAGCTTGTCGTAGATGCGGCCCAGGTGGGTCTTGACCGTGGCTTCGCTGATGAACAGGGCCCGGGCGATGTCCCGGTTGCCGAGGCCGCGGGCCAGTTGGCCCAGGATGTCCAGTTCACGGTCCGTCAGGGTGGGCCGGGTGCCCCGCATGTGGGCCATCACCCGGCTGGCCACCGGCGCGGAGAGCGTGGTGCGGCCGGCCGCCGCGGAGTGGATCGCGGCGAAGAGTTCCTCGGGGCGTTCCGCCTTGAGGAGGTAGCCGGTGGCGCCCGCCCCGATGGCCCGGGTGATGTCGGCGTCGGTGTCGTAGGTGGTGAGTACCAGCACGTGCGGCGGGTCGGTGAGCGCCGTGATGCGGCGGGTGGCTTCGACGCCGTCGATGCCCTCGCCGAGTTGGAGGTCCATCAGGACCACGTCGGGGCGGAGTTTGGCGGCCAGTGCGACGGCTTCCTCGCCGCTGCCGGCTTCGCCGAGCACCTCGATGTCGGGTTCGCTGCCCAGCAGGGCGAGCAGGCCGGCGCGGACCACCACGTGGTCGTCGCAGAGCAGGATCGTGGTCATCCGGTGGGCTCCAGGGGGATCGAGGCGGAGAGGACCGTGCCCTCGCCCGGGGTGGATTCGACGGTGAGGTCGCCGCCGAGCTGGCTGACGCGGGCGCGTATGGCCGGGAGTCCGTGGCCGCGGTGGCCGGGTACGGGCCCGCCGGGGACGGGCCCGCCGGGGACGGGCCCTCCGGGGACGGGCCCGCCGGGGACGGGCCCGCCGGGGAGACCGGGACCGGCCGCGCGAGGTAGGGCCCCGGCCGGGGCGGATCCGCCCCGGCCGGCGGCCTGCGGGGATTGCCTGAAGCCGTGGCCGTCGTCCGCGATGTCCAGGACCACCTGGTCGCCCAGGAAGCTCAGGGTGAGGGCGGCGGTTCGGGCGCCGGAGTGTTCGCGGACGTTGGCCAGCGCGCCTTGGGCGATCCGCAGGAGGGCGGATTCGGCCCGGTCCGGGAGGGGGGTCGGGGTGCCCTCCAGGTGGAAGCGGACCTCGATGTCGGGGCCCGCGTCGAGTGCGCGCAGGGCGTCGGCGAGGCCGGCGCCGCCCGCGAGTTCCGGCGGGGCCAGGTCGTGGACCAGCCGGCGGGCCTCGGCGAGGCCGCGCGCGGCGATGTCGGTGGCGGTACGGACGTGCGCGCGGGCGGTGCCGGGGTCGCTGTCCCAGGTGCGGTCGGCGGCCTGGAGCAGCATCTGCTGGCTCGACAGGTGCTGGGCCAGGGTGTCGTGGATCTCCATGGACAGTCGCTGGCGTTCCGCGAGGGTGCCCTCGCGGCGCTCGGTGGCGGCGAGTTCCCGGCGGGTGCGGATCAGGTCGTCGATCAGGACGCGCTGGGCCTCGGCCTGGCGTTCGGTGTGGACGAAGACGGCCGTGGCGAGCGCGGCGACCGCGGGCGGGGCGAGCAGCAGGTTCGGGTCGAAGTCCTGGGACAGCTTCAGCTGGGCGGCCACCACGAACACGGTGAGCAGGGCCACGAGCACGACGGCCGCGCGGGGCGGCAGGGTGCGCAGTCCCGTGTAGAAGAGCGGTACGGCACACCACGCGAAGCTCGGCGCGAGGACGACGAGGACCACCCAGGTGGCCACCACCAGGCCGAGCCACAGGAGCCGGCGCAGGGTGGGTGCGGCGCCGAGGGCGGGGCCCAGGACGTACAGCAGGGCGAGGACGATGCTGAGCGCGATGATCCACGGGGTGCGGGGCTCGCCGGGGTGCCGGAGCAGGAAGCGGGCCACGGATGCGCCGAGGAGCAGGAAGAACGCCGTGTGCATGACGGTGGCCAGGGCGCGGGTGTCGGGTTTCCGCGGCGGTGCGTGGCTCACGGGGTGCTCCTGGGGTGGGGTGGTGCGTACGTCCATCCTGACGCGTCGGCGAGGCCTTCGAACGGAGCCGCCGGTGCGCGCGCCGATCGCGGGCGCGCTCTGACCAGCCAATCCGCCCGAGCACCCGGCGCGCATCGACCGATCGGTCGACCCCCGGGTCATCCGGTGCGCCGGCCGTCGCGAGCCGGTACGGCGACGGGCGGACGGGGTTCCCGGGCCGAGGCTTGGAGCAGCAGGAAACGAGTCCGACGCATCCAGGAGCAGACATGAACACCCGCACCCGCGTTCTCACCGGTACCGCTCTCGCCGTCGCGCTCGGCGCCGGGACCTTCGGCGCCGCCGGCGCGAGCGCCGCGCAGAGCGAGTCCGCCCCGGCCGCCGCCGTCCAGGCCGCTTCCTCGAAGAAGGACGACGACAGGAACTTCACCACCTCGACCCACCTCACCGTCGACGCCGCCTCCCGCGCCGCCCAGGCCGCGCTCAAGGCCGCCGAGAAGGAGGGCCAGAAGGTGACGGTCGCGGTCGTGGACCGCAACGGCAACACCCTGGTCACCCTGCGCGGCGACGGCGCCGGCCCGCAGTCCTACGAGTCGGCGCAGCGCAAGGCCTACACGGCCGTGTCCTGGAACGCCCCGACCTCGGTGCTGGCCGGCCGGCTCGCCCAGACCCCGAACCTGAAGGACATCCCCGGCACCCTCTTCCTCGGTGGCGGCACCCCGGTCCAGGCCAAGGGCGCCCCGGTCGCCGGCATCGGCGTGGCCGGCGCCCCGAGCGGCGACCTGGACGAGAAGTTCGCGAAGGCCGGCGCGGACTCCCTCGCCAACTGACCCCGCCCGGCCCTGTCGACGCCGTATGCCCCGCCCGGCCCTGTCGTCCGCGCCGACTGACCCCGCCCGGCCCTGTCGTCGACGCCGTGTCCCGCCGGGTGCCCGCTTAGGATCGAACGCGTGGATCAACGCGCGCTCTCCCGCCTCGCCGCCCCCGCCCTCGCCGCCCTGATCGCCCTCACCGCGGGCTGTACGGGCGACACCGTGCAGGGGCGGCCGGGTGCGTCCGGGGTCCGCGATCCGTACTTCCCCAAGGCCGGCAACGGCGGCTACCAGGTGGACCACTACGACCTCGACCTGGCCTACGACCCGGCCGACAAGCAGCTCCACGGCACGGCCGTGATCACGGCCCGCGCGAAGCAGGGGCTCAGCTCCTTCAACCTCGATTTCGCGGGCCTGCGCGTCGAGGACGTCACCGTTCAGGGCGCGGCGGCCCGGTTCAACCGGTCGGGGACCGAGCTGACGGTGCGCCCGCCCGAGGACCTGGAGAAGGGCGAGGTCTTCCGTACCGAGATCGACTACACGGGTACGCCGAAGCCCGTCACCGACCCGGACGGCTCCGAGGAGGGCTGGATCACCACCGCGGACGGGTCCGTCGCGGTGGGGGAACCGGTCGGTTCGATGGGCTGGTTCCCCGGCAACCACCACCCGAGCGACAAGGCGACCTACGACATCAGGCTGACCGTCCCGAACGGCTACGAGGCCGTGTCCAACGGCGAGCTGCGCTCCCGCACCGCGGTCGGCGACGGCCAGACCGAGTTCGCCTGGCACAACGCGGAGCCGATGGCGAGCTACCTGGCGACCGCCGCCATCGGGAAGTTCAAGGTGTCCACCGGCCGCACGCCCTCCGGCATCGGCGTCTACAACGCCGTGTCCCCGGACGAGGCGCCGGCCAGTGCGGCCGCGCTGGCCCGGATCCCCGAGGTCGTGGAGTGGGGCAGCGGCAAGTTCGGGCCGTACCCCTTCGGCACGGTGGGGACGATCGTGGTGCCGGACGGGACCCTCACCTACGCGCTGGAGACGCAGACCAAACCCGTCTACTCGGGCGCTCCCGACGAGGTGCTGATCGTGCACGAGCTCGCGCACCAGTGGTTCGGCGACTCGGTGTCGCCGAAGTCCTGGAAGGACATGTGGCTCAACGAGGGCTTCGCCACCTACGCCGAGTGGATGTGGGCCGAGGAGCACGGCGGGCTCAGCGCGGAGAAACGGTTCGACGCGTTCCTCGCCGGCGACACGAAGGTCGATCCGGACGCCGGCTCCGACTGGGGCGCCTTCCCGCCGGCCGACCCGCCGGGCCCGGAGGACATCTCCGAGGCGCCCGTGTACGCGCGCGGCGCGATGGTGCTGCACCGGATCCGCCAGGAGGTCGGGGACGAGAAGTTCGCCGCGCTGCTGCGCGGTTGGGCCGTGGAGCACCGGCACGGCAACGCGAGCACGGCCGACTTCACCGCCTACGCGGAGAAGAAGACGGGGCACGACCTCACGGAGGTCTGGGACGTGTGGCTGTACGGCGAGGACCGCCCCGAGGCATAGCCCGTCGCCTCCCGTCACCGGCCCCGCCCCGCCCCGAGGCCTGACCGACGCCCCGAGGCCTGACCGGCGGGCCGAGGGCCGACCGGCGGGCCGCGCGTTCGGGGCGGCGGCTCAGAGGGCCTTGCGCAGGACGGTGCAGGGGCGCCCGAGTTCCCGGTCGGCGGCCTGACGCAGGGGCACGTACCCCTGGGCGCGCCAGAAGGCGAGGGCGCCCGGGTTGTTGTCGAGCACGGCGATGCGCAGACCCGCGCGCCCCGCGGTACGGAAGCGGTCCGCGACGAGGCCGGCGAGGGTGCCGCCGTGTCCTGCGCGGTGCGCGGTCGCGTCGATGAGGAGGAGACCGATCCAGGGGTCCGGGTCGGTGGAGTCCGGGTCGCCCGGGGAGGGCCCGTCCCGGTGCGCGAGCGTGGCGGCCAGTCCGACGAGACGGCCGGCGGAGCGGGCCATCAGTACCTCGGCGCCCTCGTGGGAGAGTTCGCCGGCGAGGGCCTCGGCGACCTGTTCCACCGTGATGCGGGCCGGGTCGGGGAAGTCGCCGCTGAGCTCGAAGAACGCGCGGTTGGTCGCGTAGAGCGTGGCGATCTCGGTGAGGACCGGGCCGGGGAGGGCGCCGTCGACGGGAACGAGCGGGTGCAGGATCACCGGGCGAACGGTAGCGAAGCCCCCTCCCCGGACGG
This region of Streptomyces sp. NBC_00513 genomic DNA includes:
- a CDS encoding response regulator transcription factor, which gives rise to MTTILLCDDHVVVRAGLLALLGSEPDIEVLGEAGSGEEAVALAAKLRPDVVLMDLQLGEGIDGVEATRRITALTDPPHVLVLTTYDTDADITRAIGAGATGYLLKAERPEELFAAIHSAAAGRTTLSAPVASRVMAHMRGTRPTLTDRELDILGQLARGLGNRDIARALFISEATVKTHLGRIYDKLGVDTRAGAVSVAKEQRLLP
- a CDS encoding sensor histidine kinase; its protein translation is MDVRTTPPQEHPVSHAPPRKPDTRALATVMHTAFFLLLGASVARFLLRHPGEPRTPWIIALSIVLALLYVLGPALGAAPTLRRLLWLGLVVATWVVLVVLAPSFAWCAVPLFYTGLRTLPPRAAVVLVALLTVFVVAAQLKLSQDFDPNLLLAPPAVAALATAVFVHTERQAEAQRVLIDDLIRTRRELAATERREGTLAERQRLSMEIHDTLAQHLSSQQMLLQAADRTWDSDPGTARAHVRTATDIAARGLAEARRLVHDLAPPELAGGAGLADALRALDAGPDIEVRFHLEGTPTPLPDRAESALLRIAQGALANVREHSGARTAALTLSFLGDQVVLDIADDGHGFRQSPQAAGRGGSAPAGALPRAAGPGLPGGPVPGGPVPGGPVPGGPVPGGPVPGHRGHGLPAIRARVSQLGGDLTVESTPGEGTVLSASIPLEPTG
- a CDS encoding heme-binding protein, with the translated sequence MNTRTRVLTGTALAVALGAGTFGAAGASAAQSESAPAAAVQAASSKKDDDRNFTTSTHLTVDAASRAAQAALKAAEKEGQKVTVAVVDRNGNTLVTLRGDGAGPQSYESAQRKAYTAVSWNAPTSVLAGRLAQTPNLKDIPGTLFLGGGTPVQAKGAPVAGIGVAGAPSGDLDEKFAKAGADSLAN
- a CDS encoding M1 family metallopeptidase, whose translation is MDQRALSRLAAPALAALIALTAGCTGDTVQGRPGASGVRDPYFPKAGNGGYQVDHYDLDLAYDPADKQLHGTAVITARAKQGLSSFNLDFAGLRVEDVTVQGAAARFNRSGTELTVRPPEDLEKGEVFRTEIDYTGTPKPVTDPDGSEEGWITTADGSVAVGEPVGSMGWFPGNHHPSDKATYDIRLTVPNGYEAVSNGELRSRTAVGDGQTEFAWHNAEPMASYLATAAIGKFKVSTGRTPSGIGVYNAVSPDEAPASAAALARIPEVVEWGSGKFGPYPFGTVGTIVVPDGTLTYALETQTKPVYSGAPDEVLIVHELAHQWFGDSVSPKSWKDMWLNEGFATYAEWMWAEEHGGLSAEKRFDAFLAGDTKVDPDAGSDWGAFPPADPPGPEDISEAPVYARGAMVLHRIRQEVGDEKFAALLRGWAVEHRHGNASTADFTAYAEKKTGHDLTEVWDVWLYGEDRPEA
- a CDS encoding GNAT family N-acetyltransferase → MILHPLVPVDGALPGPVLTEIATLYATNRAFFELSGDFPDPARITVEQVAEALAGELSHEGAEVLMARSAGRLVGLAATLAHRDGPSPGDPDSTDPDPWIGLLLIDATAHRAGHGGTLAGLVADRFRTAGRAGLRIAVLDNNPGALAFWRAQGYVPLRQAADRELGRPCTVLRKAL